Proteins encoded in a region of the Altererythrobacter ishigakiensis genome:
- a CDS encoding 2-keto-4-pentenoate hydratase, protein MTLDQRIILANGGSGATLSQPEIRISECLLEARAAGIALNRFPGVPPSSLIEAYAIQNRSIQHWPDQIVGWKVGGIPEALRQELGADWLVGPIFSQNVSHSTPGVSSPMPIFDGGFGAIEPELVVKLGATRDQDRVFIGAEIASSPVPDINGYGPTAVVCDFGNNNGLLIGPEVMDWANYDQPITVSISVDGELIGTRTLDRLSDQALAARDFCIDHAARAGRALSTGTFISTGAITGIHEANVGARSSISFAELGEIDLELTRQGPLS, encoded by the coding sequence ATGACGCTCGATCAGCGAATCATTCTGGCAAACGGCGGTTCGGGTGCGACACTAAGCCAACCCGAAATCCGCATTTCAGAGTGCTTACTCGAAGCTCGCGCTGCTGGAATTGCCTTGAACCGTTTTCCCGGCGTACCTCCTTCAAGCCTGATTGAAGCCTACGCCATCCAAAATCGTTCGATCCAACACTGGCCAGATCAGATCGTTGGCTGGAAGGTGGGTGGAATCCCGGAAGCCTTGCGGCAAGAGCTTGGAGCTGATTGGCTCGTGGGTCCGATTTTTTCTCAGAACGTTAGCCATTCGACGCCTGGTGTGAGCTCCCCGATGCCAATCTTTGATGGCGGGTTCGGCGCTATCGAACCTGAGCTAGTGGTGAAGCTTGGCGCAACTCGCGATCAAGACCGAGTATTTATTGGTGCCGAGATCGCTAGCAGCCCTGTCCCGGACATCAACGGGTATGGTCCGACTGCGGTAGTCTGTGACTTTGGCAACAACAACGGTCTATTGATCGGGCCAGAGGTGATGGATTGGGCGAACTACGATCAGCCTATCACGGTCTCTATTTCAGTCGATGGAGAACTAATCGGCACCCGGACGCTAGACCGATTGAGCGATCAGGCTTTGGCTGCGCGCGACTTTTGCATTGATCACGCTGCGCGAGCAGGCCGCGCTCTTTCAACCGGAACGTTCATTTCGACCGGTGCCATTACGGGCATACATGAGGCAAACGTCGGCGCGCGAAGCAGCATATCTTTTGCGGAGCTCGGTGAAATTGATCTCGAGCTGACGCGTCAGGGGCCACTCTCGTGA
- a CDS encoding TonB-dependent receptor — MRKSVTTNLRLATSTAVVAAMLAAPSIASAQDANGEDAVTSTQDDTGANGNVIIVSGIRQSLASALDEKRTTDNIIEVIQAEDIGKLPDQNLAEVLENVTGVQITRDAGVGTGVQIRGTSANRVEINGVSTVGSGTGRSGISFEDLPAALIAAVEVVKVPEAKTIEGSVGGTVNLRTLRPLDINEPLLAFRAQGEHSSLSDTITPRFSATVGNSWDTGSGEFGVVMSASYAELDVSEFFARVDRDRTVLPGASASSESFPFLRVQFLDQDISNQEYKTINWTGSLEWKPSDNLRLYVDATINDQERVEQGSRAFFSGTTSSAVVNNTDNTSFETVDFGTVQGPNGPLVLGEVQSVTSGVLGVGVTANGTIDPNLRTSTTTGSRQTDSSVFAGGLEWQQDRFTVNAEIARSTSKSDFPSLGFQTDFINPNGPQPSLGQSSDNGVPAVFDLTGGILQWGIAQGLAETPTTAQLLDPANYRIRQVNRTANSNDNSEMAYRLDLNFDSYDVLPFFSSIDAGWRYSVSKAENIDSSLRNNFTSTSSPFFFRPTLDQLGDLVVPGVNDFDAAGGNRTLFVPDYLQIDPRASANDPDGVLAAVNAAIEAQNNANGVSLPLISQPTETLSAFFDIEESTLAAYLQGNYDTEFAGMPIRGNVGVRWVSTEIDSVGNNVVNGAVEGQIRQSSSYEFWLPRFSLVAEPATDLLIRAGVSRDLRRPNFDNLSTSVSFGGNASTAVGVGNPGLQPETVWSFDLSGEYYFSDTGFFSLGFFHKRRTNLFAQETEFPVEVNGPNGIERDISPPCEGGGIFNPFADRNVFSPVQGIGICVPVATTINSTGVATQTGVEVAFQYDLSDFEDTLGFASGFGFIGNFTYQEDGGNVSNFFNGSGGGNALNLLLGRTDSDMSTATLDDDVVQQLVTLPNLSRYAYNATLFYDKYGINFRARYSWRSSFRSTDTRRFGLPRIVDSRGQLNASLSYELTDQITVGVDGINLLRERNDEYCITNGSLLCQQDFADRRIVGGVSFKF; from the coding sequence ATGAGAAAATCTGTAACAACGAACCTTCGTTTGGCTACCTCGACGGCAGTTGTCGCGGCGATGTTGGCCGCTCCGTCAATTGCCTCGGCGCAGGACGCTAATGGCGAGGACGCGGTAACTTCGACCCAAGATGACACCGGTGCCAATGGCAACGTCATCATCGTCAGCGGTATTCGTCAATCGCTGGCCAGTGCTCTCGACGAGAAGCGCACAACAGACAATATCATCGAGGTCATTCAGGCAGAAGATATCGGTAAGCTGCCCGATCAAAACCTCGCGGAAGTACTCGAGAACGTGACGGGCGTTCAAATCACGCGTGACGCCGGTGTCGGCACCGGAGTTCAGATCCGCGGCACGAGCGCAAACCGTGTTGAAATCAACGGCGTGTCAACTGTGGGCTCTGGAACAGGCCGATCTGGCATCAGTTTTGAGGATCTTCCAGCTGCTCTGATTGCTGCCGTTGAAGTGGTCAAGGTGCCAGAAGCCAAGACGATCGAAGGCTCTGTTGGCGGAACAGTCAATCTGCGCACTTTGCGTCCTCTCGATATTAACGAACCACTTTTAGCGTTCCGCGCACAGGGTGAGCACAGCAGTCTCTCGGACACCATTACACCGCGTTTCTCTGCAACCGTCGGCAACAGCTGGGACACAGGTTCTGGAGAGTTCGGTGTCGTTATGAGCGCCAGCTACGCTGAACTGGATGTCTCGGAGTTTTTTGCACGCGTGGACCGGGACCGCACAGTGTTGCCGGGCGCCTCTGCTAGTTCGGAATCGTTTCCTTTCCTGCGCGTTCAGTTCCTGGACCAGGACATTAGCAATCAGGAATACAAGACCATTAACTGGACGGGCTCTCTTGAATGGAAACCGTCAGACAATCTCCGCTTGTACGTCGATGCTACGATCAACGATCAGGAACGGGTAGAGCAAGGCTCACGTGCTTTCTTCTCCGGCACGACTTCCAGTGCGGTTGTCAACAATACTGATAATACATCGTTCGAGACTGTCGATTTCGGCACGGTTCAGGGCCCCAATGGCCCCCTCGTGCTTGGCGAAGTACAATCTGTAACGTCGGGTGTCCTAGGAGTGGGTGTCACAGCGAACGGTACAATCGACCCGAACTTGCGTACGTCGACTACGACTGGATCACGCCAGACTGACAGTTCAGTCTTTGCCGGTGGTCTGGAATGGCAACAGGATCGATTCACAGTAAATGCCGAGATCGCTCGTTCAACTTCCAAGTCTGACTTCCCAAGCCTCGGGTTCCAAACTGACTTTATCAACCCAAACGGCCCGCAGCCATCGCTTGGACAAAGCAGCGACAACGGTGTTCCGGCGGTATTTGACCTGACTGGCGGAATTTTGCAGTGGGGCATCGCGCAAGGTCTGGCTGAAACGCCCACGACCGCACAACTGCTCGACCCTGCAAACTATCGAATTCGGCAAGTAAACCGTACTGCCAACAGCAACGACAACAGCGAAATGGCATATCGGCTTGATTTGAATTTTGACTCATATGACGTCTTGCCATTTTTCTCGTCCATTGATGCTGGCTGGCGCTACAGCGTGTCCAAGGCGGAAAACATCGACAGCAGCTTGCGGAATAACTTCACGTCCACGAGCTCTCCGTTCTTCTTCCGACCTACACTTGACCAATTGGGCGATCTCGTGGTGCCCGGCGTTAATGATTTTGATGCGGCTGGCGGCAATCGCACACTGTTCGTCCCGGACTACCTGCAGATCGACCCAAGAGCGTCCGCCAATGATCCAGACGGCGTGCTGGCCGCGGTCAATGCCGCAATCGAAGCCCAAAACAATGCAAATGGCGTAAGCCTGCCTCTGATTAGCCAACCCACAGAAACACTCTCCGCGTTTTTCGACATTGAGGAAAGTACACTCGCCGCTTACCTCCAAGGCAACTACGATACCGAATTCGCTGGAATGCCGATCCGCGGGAATGTTGGTGTTCGTTGGGTCTCAACTGAGATTGATTCAGTGGGCAACAATGTTGTTAACGGGGCTGTTGAAGGACAAATCAGGCAATCTTCGAGCTATGAGTTCTGGTTGCCTCGCTTCAGCCTGGTGGCGGAACCCGCAACCGATCTTTTGATCCGCGCGGGTGTCTCGCGTGATCTGCGCCGACCAAATTTCGACAATCTGTCGACCTCGGTCTCGTTCGGCGGAAACGCATCTACGGCTGTTGGTGTTGGCAATCCTGGCCTTCAACCCGAAACTGTCTGGTCATTTGACCTTTCTGGAGAATACTACTTCTCCGATACCGGTTTCTTTAGCCTTGGATTCTTTCATAAGCGTCGAACCAATCTCTTCGCGCAAGAGACCGAGTTCCCGGTTGAGGTCAATGGACCCAATGGCATTGAGCGTGATATCTCACCACCTTGTGAAGGTGGCGGTATCTTCAACCCATTTGCCGATAGAAACGTTTTCTCGCCGGTTCAGGGCATCGGTATCTGCGTACCTGTAGCGACAACGATCAACTCAACTGGCGTTGCCACGCAAACTGGGGTCGAGGTCGCGTTCCAATATGACCTTTCTGACTTTGAAGATACACTTGGCTTTGCCTCTGGCTTTGGCTTCATCGGCAACTTCACCTATCAAGAGGATGGAGGCAATGTTAGCAACTTCTTCAACGGAAGCGGCGGCGGTAACGCCCTCAATCTCTTGCTGGGGCGTACTGACTCTGACATGTCAACTGCAACGCTAGATGACGATGTCGTACAGCAGCTTGTTACGCTGCCCAACCTGTCTAGATATGCCTACAACGCTACGCTTTTCTACGACAAATACGGAATCAACTTCCGCGCGCGGTACAGCTGGCGTTCGTCATTCCGCAGCACCGACACTCGTCGATTTGGCCTTCCTCGCATTGTCGATAGCCGTGGCCAGCTTAACGCCAGCCTCAGCTATGAACTAACTGATCAAATCACTGTTGGCGTAGATGGCATCAATCTACTGCGTGAGCGTAACGATGAGTACTGCATCACAAATGGCAGCTTGCTCTGCCAACAGGACTTCGCAGATCGCCGGATTGTTGGCGGAGTAAGCTTCAAATTCTAG
- the kduD gene encoding 2-dehydro-3-deoxy-D-gluconate 5-dehydrogenase KduD yields the protein MSMFSLFGRTAIVTGANTGIGQGIAVALAQAGADLALVGRSAAEETKALVEAEGRNAMLIGADLSSIDPVQDVVTRVAAELGKIDILVNNAGIIRRDDALEFSEEDWDAVVDTNLKTLFFLCQAVGRHMVEWASQDSDRGKIINIASMLTFQGGIRVPSYTASKSGVGGLTKLLANEWAAKGINVNAIAPGYIATNNTAALQADETRNRQILERIPEGRWGEPSDIGGAAVFLASKAADYVQGHILAVDGGWLAR from the coding sequence ATGAGCATGTTTAGTCTATTTGGCCGAACGGCCATTGTAACAGGAGCAAATACCGGAATAGGCCAAGGGATCGCTGTGGCTCTCGCGCAAGCCGGTGCCGATCTGGCTCTTGTTGGGCGTAGCGCAGCGGAAGAGACCAAGGCGCTGGTCGAGGCGGAAGGTCGAAACGCGATGCTAATCGGCGCTGACCTATCCAGCATCGATCCCGTTCAAGACGTGGTCACTCGGGTCGCCGCCGAGCTGGGGAAGATAGACATTCTCGTGAATAATGCAGGTATCATTCGGCGCGACGATGCACTCGAATTTTCCGAAGAAGACTGGGATGCGGTGGTCGACACAAATCTGAAGACCCTATTTTTCCTTTGTCAGGCGGTCGGCAGGCATATGGTCGAATGGGCCAGTCAGGATAGCGACCGGGGGAAGATCATAAACATCGCTTCGATGCTGACTTTTCAAGGAGGAATTCGAGTCCCAAGCTACACAGCTTCCAAAAGTGGAGTTGGTGGTCTCACAAAACTACTTGCCAATGAATGGGCTGCGAAGGGTATCAACGTTAATGCGATCGCGCCCGGCTACATCGCGACCAACAATACAGCAGCATTGCAAGCCGACGAAACGCGCAATCGCCAAATATTGGAGCGCATTCCTGAAGGGCGCTGGGGTGAACCTTCAGACATTGGTGGAGCTGCAGTGTTTTTGGCCAGCAAGGCCGCAGACTATGTTCAGGGACACATTCTGGCTGTCGATGGCGGATGGCTGGCACGATAA
- a CDS encoding right-handed parallel beta-helix repeat-containing protein → MNNSSFVNARFALLLTVCLPLSACGGGGSSAPPPSAGGGTPTPSPTPTPTPTNTFPATGGECDGTAGWQAIADDGMDDTAAIMTSLQQAANKGDTLTIPAGTYNIDDPDGVSVVIQNQDFAIVATGAIFVAGPNVNSDLIDFDATSNSFSGNCGGSGLVNIAWTGGELDISRAHLSGTVPQGTSVGGTTTGNPVAGTTDGLSIRGATGGTSPRQKVDAVTITGLTIVGAPITEANRTAYLTNADTAPAVDSENDTWRNAGGDSGVFVMGARSALIEDSSFFGIRDASIYMSAAPYDASLGGNYVVRGNRFYGGFDGISSKRGAHNITMENNVFVNVVRATSLESLSQPLRDTNNQTAERIVEPVVISNNVFNGVQRAIQVESASNVTVSGNLIRNLGARVAQQNDPVRYSRYEGIVLEGVTNASIADNQIIGVDGARSTASTTVGITVGTHSGIVGPILSANVDVAASNVLTNLDNNVE, encoded by the coding sequence ATGAACAATTCTAGCTTTGTGAATGCGCGGTTTGCCCTGCTTCTTACTGTTTGTCTGCCGCTTTCGGCTTGTGGAGGAGGCGGTAGCTCGGCGCCCCCGCCATCTGCGGGCGGGGGAACTCCAACGCCATCGCCTACACCAACACCGACTCCGACCAACACTTTTCCTGCAACAGGCGGAGAGTGTGATGGAACGGCTGGTTGGCAGGCAATTGCCGATGACGGGATGGACGATACGGCGGCGATCATGACCTCGCTACAGCAGGCGGCCAACAAGGGCGACACACTCACAATCCCGGCTGGCACATATAACATTGACGATCCCGATGGTGTTTCGGTTGTCATCCAGAATCAGGACTTTGCCATCGTGGCCACCGGTGCGATCTTTGTCGCCGGACCAAATGTTAACTCGGACCTGATCGACTTCGATGCGACCTCCAACAGCTTTAGTGGCAATTGTGGTGGCAGCGGTTTGGTCAATATCGCTTGGACCGGCGGTGAGCTCGATATTAGCCGGGCTCATCTTTCGGGAACTGTGCCGCAAGGCACTTCAGTCGGTGGCACGACGACCGGCAATCCGGTCGCTGGCACGACCGATGGCCTGTCCATTCGCGGCGCGACGGGCGGCACGAGCCCGCGGCAAAAAGTCGATGCTGTCACTATCACTGGCCTTACAATCGTTGGCGCGCCTATCACCGAGGCAAACCGCACAGCGTATCTGACCAACGCCGATACAGCTCCTGCGGTAGACAGTGAGAATGACACCTGGCGCAACGCAGGGGGCGATAGCGGGGTGTTTGTGATGGGCGCGCGATCCGCTTTGATCGAGGATTCGTCGTTCTTTGGGATCCGTGATGCTAGCATTTATATGTCGGCTGCACCCTATGACGCTTCGCTTGGCGGAAACTATGTAGTGCGGGGCAACCGTTTCTACGGGGGGTTCGACGGGATTTCCTCAAAGCGTGGTGCACACAACATCACAATGGAAAACAATGTCTTCGTCAATGTTGTCCGCGCGACATCGCTTGAATCTCTTAGCCAACCGCTCAGAGACACGAATAATCAAACGGCCGAACGCATTGTTGAACCTGTCGTGATATCGAACAACGTTTTCAACGGAGTTCAGCGCGCGATCCAGGTCGAATCAGCTAGCAATGTGACCGTTTCTGGGAATCTCATTCGCAATCTTGGAGCACGGGTGGCCCAGCAGAACGATCCTGTCAGATACAGCCGCTATGAAGGGATTGTGCTTGAAGGAGTTACGAATGCCTCAATCGCCGATAACCAGATCATCGGAGTGGACGGCGCGCGCAGTACAGCGTCGACAACAGTCGGGATCACAGTCGGTACGCATTCAGGAATTGTTGGTCCTATCCTCTCAGCGAATGTTGATGTCGCTGCCAGTAACGTTCTGACCAATCTCGACAACAACGTGGAGTGA